DNA from Gracilinanus agilis isolate LMUSP501 chromosome 3, AgileGrace, whole genome shotgun sequence:
taataccactactaggtctttacCCCAAGGAGAccagaaaaaaaggggaaggacctacttgtaggGAAATATTTGTAACTAGTCTTTtagttgtggcaaagaattggcaatTGAAAGGATTTCAGTCagttgaagaatgactgaacaaattgtgatacgtgatagtgatggaatactattgtgctgtaaggaatattgatgaggatgagttcagaaagagctggaaagactgatatgaactaatgtagagtgaaataagcagaaccaggagaacattgtacccaataacagtaatattgtggaatgatcaactgtgatagacttgggtaattctcagtaatacaatgatccagtagaatttttcagttgtgtcactGAATTTTTTAAGAACAGGTATGTAATTTAGATCAATTGAGTCAGATTCTCCAAGTCAGGAAGTTATTTAGGCTTATTGGAAGAGGGGCAAATCCTCCAACAAAGCTGGAATCCTGATTAATATCAGAAGACCCTGTGCATTGGGAGAGACCTTCTTTTATCACCCAAatgtgaagtgtgaatcaaacTATCTTtatctatcaatcagcaacttttaagttaatcagtcaaaaacttaagtacctctacttagtaccttaccaatcactaagtatgagagttcacaagtcacttgctagagtgagtgacaactccagaggccactgcccctACAcagggcagtgctaggcaaattgaaagactgcagttggttcctgtaaagtggggaagtgacaggaagtgacatgggaaaagggctataaatagtcctgaacttcctgtccaagggtcttctcctttgaacttctttggAGTTAGACTTTGGAGACTCTACCTTGATGAGCTAGATTAAAGAGACTGTGTGAGGAGAATCTTTCCCTGGTTCCTGCCTCACCTTGTTGGGTGAGTatctggccttcctttcctggcttttggagagattggttccagagattcctgccttggctttggaggaggctgcattcaTGGAACTCTTGACTGAAGACACCACCTCGAcatctggctgaggattaccagtgttataaagaaatagaagtactGGGGGATATATGGATACTTGTAAGGGAAGCTGTGTCTCTGTATTCCTCTAGGTTGCTGGTGACTGGGGAACACCCACCCAATCACCTTTGCTTGATGTTATAATTACcttttctaaataacagtgcccaggcaggatcctaaatggtcaggtggatgggtaaccctttcaggtcccacctggggtttggatcagttattaatattgggctctgattagccttgggtCACATTGTTCATCTAActgtgtttgctccctccccaagggtcgtgatataatgaccactcaggaaggtacttattaaatattttgtctatgatcttaattagggaaggATAATATggatatggattggggattggagaccctgtcaagaTAATATCTATAcgctataatccctcaggactggaggtttattgatttataaagctggagctattgttcttcacaaccccctctgattcagcttggccactgccaaacccaAGAGAGTCTACTCTGCaggatgcagctgtattgatgactTCTCTCAGCTCTCCTATTATTagtttgtgatgtgttagccttcacagccttcaagaagtaaccacccttaaaaCCACCCTTCTTAGACCTCCCTTTCTCAGGTTCACCACCCAGGCCCAGAGATCTAAaaagctatgatgattcagatgcctaaagatctagggaaattcagagagaaccaatgaccaacggtcagagacccacagatcaatggtcaaggaccaagaccccaaagatcaatggtcaaaggccccttccagttggctgttggggtatttatactctgaggccaaccaacttttggccctggctcacggcatctgggaacattccgaagtCTCCatctcccctgtcaatcaaggtgagacccaCATTCCCAGGGTTTGAACATAACACCGGTTACTCGCAAAATCCACATAGAGACAGAGTCTTAGGGCAGCCCTGCTGGGGCTTAGCCTAGCTTCTCAGGAGAGgggctggtaggcttattagaatccctctctttagctacatttttccactttcgctctttccacctctttgtcaataaagctgctaaaagtcattttgacttaagctgtaatatttttaaactggCAAACACAGTATTTCTTGagaactttcatattagaatAAAAACctacattttaaattcttaaacaGCCAAGTTTTCCACACAAGTACAAAAATAGTACAAGAGCAATAGCCATGCCCTTCAAAGGATAAATACACCTAGCAATGCCGTTCATTGGTTAGGTCAAGTAGGAAGTAACCTTTATTTGGTGAAAGAAATGTTCTGACCATGTTGATGGTTTTCAGGGCGAGAAGGATGTTCTCTGGGCCTGCTGCAGATAAGGGTGTGTGGTGGTGAATAATACCATATCTGGTTATGGAACTAATGTCAAAGCTAGTGATGTATACCTGATCACAAGTTAGGGTGCATGGTATATCAACTCAGAAGGGTGGGGCTGACTCTAAGGCCTATGCtaaagcaatttaaaactttattaaaatgttCAATAAAAGCTTTGCAAAATCATGACTTATAATAACTATCTTGGAATAACAATCGTGATTCTCTTAAGAcaactgctaacattaaaatctaatcattATATAAGTGGGTTGAGTTCTTTTCTCATTTACAGTTGttgatttgggtttttgttttgatgTTGTGGTTTTATATGGTgatttgcttacaaaaataaacaataatataattgatatatCAATAAACCaacaaatcatatgattatctcaagagatgcagaaaaagcctttgacaaaataaaacacccattcctattaaaaacactagaaaatataggaatggaagggcctttcctcagtataataaaattataattatatattaaaaatataattcattaaaatcatcagcaagtatcatctgtaatggggatgttaggaaccttcccaataagatcaagagtgaagcaaggatgcccgttatcaccactattatttattattgtactagaaatgctagctgtagcaattaaagaaagaaattgaagggattaaagtaggcaatgaagaatctaaactattattctttgtagatgatatgatggtatacctagagaactTGAGAAAATCAAAgactaatggaaataataattttggcaaagatgcaggatacaaaataaatccacataaaccatcagcatttctatttcaataaaaatcagcagaaaagttagaaagagaaactatttaaaatcacactaggtgACATAacatatttgggaatctatctgccaagacaaaacacttttcacacaaataaaactagatctaaacaattggaaaaacattaattgttcatggggaggatgagctaatataataaaaatgacagtcctacctaaactaatttacttattcagtgctatacatatcaaactaccgaaaaaacttttttttagaattagaaaaaattattaaaaagttcatttgaaagaaaaaaagatcctgtctatcaagggaactaataaaaaaaaaagtgagggatgGAAACCTACTACTACCAGATTAGAGTAAACTGTACTCTAAAGTGGTGATCATCAACGTcgtatggtactggttaagagataaaagggtgggtcaatggaatagactttggttaaatgacttcagcaatatagtgtttgataaacccaaagatcccaacttttgggatatgatctcacctcacacatagtagattggccaatatgacagtataggaaaataatgaatgttggaggggttgtggcaaaattgggacactaatgcattgttggtggagttgtgaattgatccagtcattctgtaaggcaatttggaactctgccaagagggctttaaaagaatgcataccctttgatccaacaataccactaggTTTgaaccctaaagagataataagggaaaacattttttgaaaaatattcataaacaagggggtgtccctcaattggggaattgctgaacaaactgcggtatatgatggtgatggaatagtattgtggtataaggaatgatgaacaggaggatttctatatgaactgagagaacctccagtaactgatgcagagtgaaatgagcaaaaccaaaagaacattatatatagaaagtgaaacattctggaataatacaatgtaatggaaTTTCCTAAtataagacaatcccaagggacttatgaggaagaatgctttccacattaAGAGaaaccatgggagtagaaacacagaagataaatgatttatcatttgtttatatagatatataatttggtaatttaggttttaaaagattgctcttttataaaaatgaataacatggaaataggtataagtgataacatttgtataacgcAGTGAAAATGTTTATGGTagacaggagggggagggaaagaaaaataaatatgtaaacatggaaaaatatttttaaaataataagtaaacaatatagggggcagctgggtgctcagtggattgagagccaggctaacctcagacacttcctagctgtgtgaccctcgtctagtcactaaacccccattgccttacccttaccacactcttctgccttggagtcaatacacagtattgattctcaggtgGAACAAAAgggtttcttaaataaataataaacaatatggaaatgaatttttaaaaagtataaaactGGCTCACATCACCTAATTCTGCCTAGTCTagcaagtttattattccttctttattctttcctcaaatttcaGGCCACattatagaaatggaaaggaaagaaataagcatttcaaAATACTTGCTCTATATCTGTTACTGGGTAAAGGAGttcataattatcattaatttcaCAATATCCCTGTAAATTTGATACTCTTATTGTCCTCACTTCAtagttgaggcaactgaggtaaacaggttaaataacttgcccaggagcacCAACTTACTGtctttctgaggctggattaaatttgttcttctgagggggcagctgggtagctcagtggattgagagccaggcctagagatgggaggtcctaggttcaaatctggcctcagacacttcccagctgtgtgaccctgggcaagtcacttgacccccattacctacccttaccactcttctgccttagagccaatacacagtattgactccaagacggaaggtaaggtttaaaaaaaaaaaattgttcttctgactcccaagttaTGATCCTTTACCCCTTTACCCACCAGCTACCTTTAAATTTTAGATAATGGAGGTTGTACAATGTGCCTGTCCTTCTATTACAAGAAgtaaataaagatggaattttctgatttcaaatggTTTCCATGATCTCTGTTCTCCTGCAAATGTCCCAACAGTGAATACAACAGAAACCAATCTGTAGGCCTTATTTGCATGTCACCTTTCTATTAAGGACATATTCTTAATTGTTCTCTCCTGAATCCTTCCTTCTTATGCCCAGGGCTTCCAGTTGCTAGAGAAAATTTTATCTCCTGTTTTCAGCAAGGGGAAGCATCATGGCTGCTACACAAAAAAGACCCAAGGAGCTCTTCTCCAGGTGAGTGAGGTGAAAGCTGATGTATAAGGACTGTTATTGCAAAAGACTTATTTTTTGTAGTGATGGGAGTGCTAGACTTGGGAGCTGGCAAACCACCAGTGAAGCATGCTGTTCATTTCCTGAGAGATGGATGATGGAGTCAGTATAGGGTATGAGACATAATATATGATAGATCACAAAATAAGATGAATGTTTAGTGCATTAAATGGCATAGTATCTTTGCATCtatagaggaaagaagaaaatttatattccACTTTTAAAATTGCTGCATGAcagttaaaaagaatgaaattctttCTCAGTTTAGCATATAAAATTTACCAAGAATGACCATGTGATACTACCTCCAAAATGATGAGAACAATATCTGGAAGGTTACCTGAGattcataaaattaaataaaatgtctttctaaaatcatcGATCTTGCAGATATGACCAAATAATGTAGCCAAAGAATGTTTCTGCTTAAGTTTGAAATCTCCTTTTTGCTtggggaaatagaataaaaatcaatttattttctcccatcagaggaaagaacttataattgctctgtgtgtgtgtgttctccttccttctgtgttcatataattatttgttttcttcagaatCACAGACTACTTTTGGAGTGAAGGAGATGTTTACAAAGCTGAGTCTTTTAATGGATGGATGTGGCTCACAAAGATGCATGAATGACGGTGCCGATgacttcattttgagagaaatctgtgattctgatatcaaggtaaataaaaatccaaatagtGATTGTGAATTTGATGGGACTGCAGAGAAATGCAGCCAACATTCACTCCTAAATAAGTATACAAAATTGACCTCAGGAAATGACTGTTGTCAGGATAATGCATACAGCAAATGCTTTCCTGAAGAAATAGGACTTGTTCAATCACCTGAGAAACCTCTGGAAATGCCCACATATCAAGGTAACCTAGAGGGAATGGACTTTGGCTGGAGTTTAGACTTCATTAGACATCCAAAAAGTAAACGTGTAAAGATGGTTTCTGTGAGTGATAAAGGTGGGAGACCTTTCAGTCAGAACTCTGAGCTTGGTTCACATCGAATAATCCActctggagaaaaaccttatgactATAAAAATTGTGGAAAGACATTTACAATGAGGGGCGATCttactgcacatcagagaatccccactggaaagaaaccttatgaatgtaaacaatgtggaaaggcttttacatggAAGATCTCTCTTGttggacatcagagaatccacactggagagaaaccttatgtatGTAAAAAGTGTAGAAAGACTTTCACATGGAAGGtctctcttgctgcacatcagagaatccacactagagagaaaccttatgaatgtaaacagtgtggaaaagcTTTTACATGGAAGGTTTCTCTTGCTGTGCATCAgggaatccacactggagagaaaccttatgaatgtaaacaatgcgGAAAGGCTTTCACAATTAGGAACAGTCTTGCCAGACATCAGGCAATCCACACTGGacagaaaccttatgaatgtaaacaatgtggaaaggcttttacaagGAAAGTCTCTCTTTCTGCACATCAGacaatccacactggagagaaaccttatgaatgtaaacaatgtggaaaggctttcacaattAGGAACAGTCTTACCAGACATCAGACAacccacactggagagaaacctcatgaatgtaaacaatgtggaaaggcttttacaagTAGGAACAGTCTTGGCAGACATCAGacaatccacactggagagaaaccttatgaatgtaaacattgTGGAAAGGCATTTACATGGAAGGGCTCTCTTGCTGCCCATCAGAGaatccattctggagagaaaccttatgaatgtaaacagtgtggaaaggcttttacatggAAGGtctctcttgctgcacatcagataatccacactggagagaaagcttatgaatgtaaacaatgtggaaagccTTTCACAAATAGAAACAGTCTTGCCAGACATCAGACAATCCACTATaaagagaagccttatgaatgtaaacgttgtggaaagacttttacgCAGAGAGgctctcttgctgcacatcagagaattcactcTGGAGAGAAGCCttttgaatgtaaacagtgtggaaagactttcacacagaggggccatcttgctagacatcagagaatccacacgggagagaaaccttatgaatgtaaacaatgtgaaaaggctttcacagagaagcgctctcttgctgcacatcagagtgtccacactggagagaaactttatgaatgtaaacaatgtggaaaggcttttacatggAAGGACTCTCTTGcagcacatcagagaatccacactggagagaaacattATGAATGTAAGCAGTGTGGAAAGTCTTTTACATGGAAGGTCTCTCTAGcagcacatcagagaatccactctggagagaaaccttatgaatgtaaacagtgtggaaagtcTTTTACAGATAGAAGCCATCTTGCCAGACATCAGacaatccacactggagagaaaacttatgaatgtaaacagtgtggaaaggctttcacacagaagGGCAATCTTgccagacatcagagaatccacactgaagaaaaaccttatgaatgaaaactgtggaaaggctttcacacagagggaCTCTCTTGCTTAGCATAAGAAAATCCATATTAGAGAGAAACCTTTTTGTATGGAGTGAAAAATTAGTGTTATACTCAAAGTGATAGAATATCTAAGTTAGTAAAGCTGATGTCCCTGTGCCTCCCTCCTTATGCCTCTCCCCAATTAAGCTCCCTTCTAGAAAAGGTTACCCCACCCTCTACCCTTCTTCTTGCATGACAAAAGCTTTACAGCCTGTAAATGTTTGGGCTGTTCTTAGAGCCTAAAGTATCCTTTTTTTGTCCAAGAAATCCTTCCCATTGAATCAATGACTTCCCCCAGATAGTCAAGTCCAATGGTTGGAACCTCAGCCCCCCCCAGATAATCCAGTCCTCCAGAACACACATTTTTGTATCTGTCTCcaacttcctgatcatttctATAAAATGTTAATTTGCTTCAATATATCCACTGTAAAGCTATTCTTTGTTTCCACTCTAAAGTTATTCAACTTCGTATTTctgtcctttatttctggatttcaaccatttaaaaatattataatcccTTCAGAGAGGCTTAATTTTATCAGCGTTATTCTATAAATAAGGGATTTGCTGTGAATTTGGGGGGTATTTGTCTCAGAACAATGGCTTGAGACAGTGCTCcacattttctttctatctcaatAAAACATTGCATCTAAAGTGATGGTTTCTCTGGTCTATTTTTAATAGTGGTTAAAGGAAAAGTTTGAAGTTTTCAAGATCCCCTCAATTTCCCCTTCACacatgaatgtaaacaatgtggaaagagtTTTACATAGAGGTTCTCTCTTGCTGCATATCAGAGCATCCACACTGGGAGATTAAGTTTTATGAATGTTATTAATTTGGCTAGGCTTTCACATAAAGCTCCACAAAAGTTTTGTGTCAGAAAGTCTGTGCTGGAGACAAACCTCATGAGTGAGGCTGATCTTATAGTTGACACTCTTAGCTTAATTGACATAAGAGGATCCACACTACAGAGAAACTTTAGGAACATGATGAATGTGGTAAGGCCTTCAGGCATCAATCATTTCTTATTCCCAACCAAGAATTCCTTCTTGATAGACATCTAATAAAGAGATTGAAATGGAGAGTccagagtttattgagtatgagAAAATGTCTTCTGAACAGACTAGTTCCAGATGGATTCCCTATAGGAAGGCTTTCAGCCAGGGATCATATTTCTTACTTCATATCAGAGAATTTATACTATAGAAAAACTTAACAAATGTACTCAAGTTGTATGTATTTTCCTCAGGAGGAGGTtgatcactattatttagagaaatgtacattttAATAAGTCTGAGGGACCATTCCATATTGATTAGATTGCCtagtatgacagaaaaggaaagtgacaaaagttggaggagatgtgggaaaaccatatttaaaaaatcacttaaagCTGCTTTTTTGTGTTGATGAAAATTGGAAAGTAAGAGGAAGctcatcaatttggaaatggctgTGTAAATggtagcatatgattgtaatgaaatactattgttttataattaATGAGGAcaaggaggagctcagaaaaacctggaaagtcttgAGAATTGCTGCGGATTGAATTTTTCAGTACCAGGAGGACATTGCACAATGTGACAGCAATATTATATTGTTAATTGTGAATTGAGCAGTTGTCAATAATACAGTGATTTGaaacaatcccaaaagactcataataaaaaatgtcatccatttccaaagaactcatgaagtCTGAAACTAGACcaaagataaatttttttcactttttgattttttttcagtttaattttctAGAAGATCAATACAGAAAATTTTTTTACGATTGCATATTGTGAGTGTGAAACCCTCTAtgtccttttattattattatagtattaacctttatgattatttttataacacaatcatTACTGTTTGAGTTAATAATCAAATAGCATAGTTTGCTaagaaaatatatagcttagGGTGGTATCAAATCTTGCTGACAAGCACTTTGACCTTAAGCCTATAATCCAAAAGTTTCTACCAAGCCTACCACACTCTGCTGTGTATAAGCTCAGGATAGTCAATAGGGAGGTGGAGGGCTGCTTTGAGGGAAAGCTCAAGACAGTCAGGAAGGAGGTGGAGGCATCTTTTGTGTGTAAGCTCAAGACAGTCAGAAGGGAAGTGGAAGGCTGCTCTTGGGTCCAAATATCAGTCATTCAACTGCTGATTCCTAGTATTTTATAATAATTGTCAGCAGAAAAACAAATAGACCACAATCCCTTATTGTAGAGGCTTTGAAAAGGTAAGCCCTAATATCAGACCTGGGCTACCACCCAAAGTGATTAATTTTGTACTTTCCAGCCTATTCAGCACTTGCATCATTGGTTAGGATCTGCCTTTGTGAAAGATTTgtacttccattttattttattttttggtcactATGTCATCAGATTTCTCTCCTTCCAAAAGGCTATCTCCTAAGGCTCAAGGTCTTTGGTCTTGATCTTGaccagagtctggctttattgtgagactggcctcctcacaacaaacctgtttaGCTTGGAGTTTTGTACTGGGGTGGCATGCAAaatctttaaaagattgcttAACATCTCCTGGGATAGGGGAGAAAATTCAagactcaatttaaaaaataaaaattatttttaaaaaagactcaatttaaaaaatgttgaatatTGTTTTTACACACGattgtcaaaaaataaaacatgaaatgaTGGAGGAGAAGAGTTGTATGATACATAGTGAACAATATTCTTTCTGGAATGAATGGGTATAAAGGGAATGATTACAAAAAAGGCTTCACCTAGAACTCATACATACACTGGATGCCTTATGCTGGAGATAAGAATCACTGTGTCCAATTCACCAGGAAAGGCATTTTGCTGTAGCACAAACTTCATAGACTGTGCCACAGAGGAGCCCTCATTAAACCCCAAATTTAATGCTCTGCAAAAAATACCACAATGATAAGGATTTTTTCTCTCAATTCCTAATGCTTGTCATTCTTCCTCACTATTTGTTGATGTTCATCTATTACAGTTTTTTTGGGCATTCTCTAGTTAATTGGTACTTAACTTGTttcctggttttttgttttgttttttttttttttgctggcacATATTGATcttaccaaagaaacaaaataagagtGCATGGGGAAGATGTAGAAGGGATAGAGAATCTGATCCCTAAAGTAGTGGGAAAAAATATCTGCATAGCTTTACTCAAATTGCATTTATATCTGTTTTTATTAGGTTAGGTGAGCTGACTGTTTTCAGAATTTCTTGTCTTCTGGCTTTTTCGATTTACAACCTAGCAGAAAAGTTTTAAGGAATTAATTCTGTTAGGTCCCAAGAAATCAAGCCTAGGCAGGATTCTCGACCAGGAGGGGCAACTGGGCAAGAAAGAATGAAGCAGGTAACTAGGACAGCAGCtccatttcaccatgaaaattCTCTCCAACCAAGAGTGAAATATTGCCACa
Protein-coding regions in this window:
- the LOC123239367 gene encoding zinc finger protein 420-like, which codes for MRGDLTAHQRIPTGKKPYECKQCGKAFTWKISLVGHQRIHTGEKPYVCKKCRKTFTWKVSLAAHQRIHTREKPYECKQCGKAFTWKVSLAVHQGIHTGEKPYECKQCGKAFTIRNSLARHQAIHTGQKPYECKQCGKAFTRKVSLSAHQTIHTGEKPYECKQCGKAFTIRNSLTRHQTTHTGEKPHECKQCGKAFTSRNSLGRHQTIHTGEKPYECKHCGKAFTWKGSLAAHQRIHSGEKPYECKQCGKAFTWKDSLAAHQRIHTGEKHYECKQCGKSFTWKVSLAAHQRIHSGEKPYECKQCGKSFTDRSHLARHQTIHTGEKTYECKQCGKAFTQKGNLARHQ